The sequence CATTTGATCAAGGCTATGCGCCAAATTAAACGTTGCTCCCTTGTATACATAGACTTCGTTTTGCCATTCAAGAGGAGAGATTATTTTCTCCACTTCAATATGAGAACGAATGTCTTGTAGTTCTGGCTCTTTCTCTAAGATTGCTAGCATTTGCTCTCGTACCTTCTCTTTTTCAACGTTCCAATCAATGTCCGCTGTTAAGTTCGGAACCGGCATTAATACGTATAGAGCGGATTTCCCTTCTGGAGCTAAAGTTGGATCAAGTTTAGATGGATTGTGAACATAAATGGACGGATTATCCGATAATTTCATCGTTTTCGTCATTTCTTCCACATTCTTCTTATAATCATCCGCAAAAAGAATCATGTGGTGTGGAAGATTTAGCGGTTTGCTCACACCTAAGTACAGCATAAATGTCGAACAGGATAGCTTTTTCTTTTCAAGATTTTCTTTTCGATATTTCTTCAAATCTGCTTGATCGAAAAGGTTTGTAACTGCATGGCCAAAATCAGCATTTATGATGACGTCATCACTCATCACGGTTTCTCCATTTTCTAACTTTACTCCTACCGCTTTTCCTCTTTCAACCAGCACTCTTTGTACACCGGTCCCCGTATGAATCTTCCCTCCATATTCTTCGATTACGGAAGCCATTGCCTTACACAGCTGATTGACTCCACCAATTGGATGGAAAAGCCCGTACCGGTGCTCTAGATAGGAAAGAATCGTAAAGGTGCCTGGACATTCCCACGGGGACATCCCCAAATATTTGGCTTGAAAGGAAAACGCCCATTTAAGTCGTTCGTCTTTAAAGTATGTAGATAAACGGTTATACACGGTATCAAGCGCATTTAACTTAGGTAACGCTCTAACCATATTACCTGTGATAAAATCGGTCAGCTTCGTAAAGGGCTGCTGAAGCAATGGGGTGACGCGGTCAAACTTCTCCCCTTCTATCTTCATAAATTGCTCATAACCAGAGAAGCTACCTGGGAACTTTTCTTCCATTTCTGCTAGCATCTTTTCCTTATTTCTCGATGGAGAAAAGGTCAGATCCCCAAATTTCAATGTATATAACGGATCAATCTCCTGTAGTTCCATATAATCCTGCAAACGACGTCCACTCATCTGAAATAATTCCTCAAGGATGGAAGGCATCATAAAGAACGTGGGACCTACATCAAAGCTATAATCACCAAGCGTAAGTTTTGACGTCCTGCCGCCGATGACTGGTTGCTTTTCATACACATTCACCTCATAGCCCTGTGCAGAAAGAAGCATAGAAACAGCTAGCCCACCAGGACCTGCACCAACCACCGCGACCTTTTTCCTCTTTGTCAAATTAATCAATCCTCCATCCGTCTATCTTATACAAACATTATACACACTTGTATAATGTTAGTGCAATGTTTTCTTCTAAACATTAGACATCTTTTATTTTTTCGATAATACCCGCTTATACC is a genomic window of Bacillus mesophilus containing:
- a CDS encoding phytoene desaturase family protein — encoded protein: MTKRKKVAVVGAGPGGLAVSMLLSAQGYEVNVYEKQPVIGGRTSKLTLGDYSFDVGPTFFMMPSILEELFQMSGRRLQDYMELQEIDPLYTLKFGDLTFSPSRNKEKMLAEMEEKFPGSFSGYEQFMKIEGEKFDRVTPLLQQPFTKLTDFITGNMVRALPKLNALDTVYNRLSTYFKDERLKWAFSFQAKYLGMSPWECPGTFTILSYLEHRYGLFHPIGGVNQLCKAMASVIEEYGGKIHTGTGVQRVLVERGKAVGVKLENGETVMSDDVIINADFGHAVTNLFDQADLKKYRKENLEKKKLSCSTFMLYLGVSKPLNLPHHMILFADDYKKNVEEMTKTMKLSDNPSIYVHNPSKLDPTLAPEGKSALYVLMPVPNLTADIDWNVEKEKVREQMLAILEKEPELQDIRSHIEVEKIISPLEWQNEVYVYKGATFNLAHSLDQMMYFRPHNQFEDVGHCYLVGGGTHPGSGLPTIFESARISANLINKQYGKKEVYFRQDEALLKEETPLWK